Genomic DNA from Pongo pygmaeus isolate AG05252 chromosome 16, NHGRI_mPonPyg2-v2.0_pri, whole genome shotgun sequence:
cctcagccttccagagtgctgggattacaggtgtgagccactgcacctggccttggtaATAAGTTTTAAATGACCCAGAAATTGCACACATCGTTCCTGTTTACATTCCATGGTTCAAAACTACATGATAGTTACAAGGGAAGTGGGCAGACATGCACtcaagaagaaggaaataacagaTTTAAGAGTTGGCTGACAGTCTGCCATTTTGGTATCATATGTTAATAACAGATCTTCTGTTTTCAGAGATATTATTAGGGACAGAAATCTCCtgattcagttaaaaaaaaaaaaaaaaaaaccgaaacaAAACATTTAGCCTTATTAGCATGAGACCAgtatcttttttcccccttcccccttccccttccccttcccccttccccttccccttcgcccttttcccttccccttcgcccttttcccttccccttcgcccttttcccttccccttcgcccttttcccttccccttcgcccttttcccttccccttcgcccttttcccttccccttcgcccttttcccttccccttcgcccttcccccttccccttccccgttttcccttcccccttccccttccccgttttcccttccctcttcccccttcctcctttccccttcccccttcctcctttccccttccccctttccccatctcccttccccctttccccatctccctatctcccttcccccttcccctccctccctcccttcctttttctctttcttttctttccttccttcccctccctcccattcccctctctttttctttcttttctttctctttctttctttctttctttttctttttctttctttcttttcctttcctttcctttccattccgttccgttcctttcctttttcctttcctttttccgttcctttttcctttcctttttccgttccgttcctttccgttccgttccgttccattcctttccgttcctttcctttcctttcctttcctttttcctttcctttcctttcctttcctttcctttttcctttcctttcctttcctttcctttttcctttcctttcctttcctttttcctttcctttcctttttcctttcctttcctttcttttggcagtctcgctctgttgcccaggcttgagtgcagtggcatgatctcggctcaccgcaacctctgcctcctgggttcaagcgattctcatgcctcagcctcctgagtagctggacctgCACGAgcacgtcaccacgcctggctaatttttgtatttttagcagagacagggtttcaccatgttggtcaggctggtcttgaactcctggcctcaagtgatctgcctgccttggtctcccatagtgctgggattgcaggcgtgaaccactgcgcctggccttgtgttatttcttttaaatgggATAGCTGTAGCAAAATGCTTTGTCTCATTTGTTTGGTCCCTTAATAGAATGTCTGGTCTGTGTTTCAAGGCTTATTATTCCTAATAATTAGATTCTGAACTAAACTTAGATTTCTATTAATTTGTTAATCATCTTTTTCTTCTACCATGGTAGTAAATTTTCTGGTTATATCAGTCACAGCACtgctttctgaattttctttgacCATATTTTGTgtctaaaacagaaaaatcacttggTTTGTTAAGCTGCAGAAGAGATTTTTGTCATCAAGAGGCTGTATATATGGGCAAGTAGTAAGGAGCCATGTAACATGTTAAGTGCCTCTGTGGTGCTAGGTAGTAGCCCTGATCCCTGACCCCTGCCTTCTAGAGGTTAGCTCTTTGAGAATAGCATACATAAATCCCAAGGGGAACGTTCTTCCAGTAACTGATCAAGGACTTGGGTCACTAAATTTCCCAAGGGAGAAATGTGGACAGCTAAAATCTGAAGCCTTACTGAGAAGACAGAGACCATTATTCATGACCTAcggctttgaagagagtagtcatGTTGTAGTGGGGAAGCCGataatgctagaattacagaagTTACCTGGCTTTGGGGAGGGAAGTGATCAAAATGGATGTTTAttatggcagaaagtgaaaagcAGATTCCCAGTTGAATTGAGAAAGCTCTCTTTGGTCAGCTCAGGCCTCCCCTGGCTGGGGCCTTGGATCTTCTGGTTCAGGTCTTCCTGTAGGTAACCAGTGCCCTATATCATTCCTTAGAAGCAGAAGACATTGTTCATAGCCCTTTGGTGTTTTACTGTTGAAACTGTCTGATGATCCTATAGTCAGATCATCTCAACTCAGTGTTGCCTTGGTTTTGTGACAAAGACAAATATTGGTGAGGGATTGAGCAGGCAATCCCTGATGTGAGTATTTTACTTACATCAGTGTTTACTCCCAAAGGTCAGTAGCACCTTCTTTCCTAGGATTGGTATGtatcttccttcttttgtttAGTTTGGCCACTTGTTATAGCTCTTTGTTTAAGTGGAGAGAACAGCATTAGGGGCCTTGGGATCCTAAATTACATAGAAAATTATGCTGCCTGGGATGTGAGCACaatgagaatagaaaaaaatcgcACAAGAGAGGACTGGTGAAACTGTGTGTGTTCTAGACTGACTTGGTTTATAAAGCATTGTTCTTTAATTTTATCAGTGTGACCAAGACAGTCATGCAAAACATTCTATAGGTTCTTTCTTAGGACTTTTACCCTAAGAAAGGAATCTGAATTCTAAGCCCCATTTTTCTTGCTGAGCAGTTCTCCTTATCACCAAGGTTGAGATGACCTACTTTTGATAGCAATTCCCAAATTGGCTTCAGGTATTTCCACGGGGAGGAAGAGGCTCAGTGGGGTCTGTCAAGTATTGCACGAGGGCATATTACGGTGCATTTATCTCCATGTTTCTCATCTACATCTTGTTTCCCTCTGAGCATCTCTATGTTGCAGGTTCTCACCAGAAAATACAGAGCTTCTTACAACTTTAGGATTACTCTACTTACAGGTAATGAAAACTCTGTACTCATTCTTGCACTGATGTTAGAAATGGTTTTGGGTTTGTGTGTATGGTGGTTTTCCTGCATTctgatatttattttactaaagGTCATATAAAGTTCATGAACTACACTCTACTTGATACTCTTTGCTAAAGGAATTAATTTTCTGCATTTAAATTGGAAGCAATTTCTATTTTAGCCTAGTGCAATTATAATTCTtatctaggctgggtgtggtctcatgcctgtaatcccagcactttgggaggctgaggctggtggatcacttgagctcaggagttggagaccagcctgggcaacatagtgagaccctgtctctacaaaaaatacaaaaattagccaggcatggtggcatacgtctgtagtcccagctacttgggaggctgcgatgggaagattgcttgaactcggaaggcagaggttgcagtgagctgagattgagtcactgcactccatcgtgggtgacagagccagatcctgtctcagaaaaaaaaaaaaaattcttatgctATCCAGGAAAGAGCATATATGAGAAATAACTCTGGTCTTGGAGGCTGTTATTTTGTTGTGAGGAGAGAAACAGATACAAGTGAGCACTTAGGGCTTTGGGGCAAAGCCatttcttttgatctttcttCCCAGCCAGAGTCTTACTGGAAAGAGAGAAGGCAAAGTATACTTTTATCTAGAATAAGAAGTTTCCTGTCCCCTCCactttcctgaatgtgaatgggATTCTTTTAGCTCCATTGATTCTCTGGCTGAGGACCCAGGGCCCAGGTATccaaggggcttttcccccttcccCAATAAACACATTTGCCAAGTTCCTTGTTCAGCTGATTCTGCCTCCAGCCCTACCTCTATGGTGGCCTTTGtgtctatttcatttttctttaaaaggaatCAGGAGCTTAACCCTGGGTCTTCCTGGGCTTTGACTTGGGAGGTTGGCTCCACGGGAGATGAGGATACCCAGCTCATTTCCTGCCAAGAGGCATTAACGTGGAACAGTACTAGTGTGGCAGAGATGGTTCTTATCAAATAGATACTTTGACCTTATCAggggaaaaattaacaaaaatagaaggaaaaccATGACTGTGgggatttttagttttctttctttattatctgGTAACtgtagctgcttttttttttttttttttttttttttgtcaaaagaACTCAAAAAAGCCAGAGCATTTCTGGGTGAGGTtgccagaccttttttttttttttttttttgagacggagtttcactctttttgcctaggctggagtgcaatggcgtgatctcagctcaccgcagcctctgcctcctgggttcaggtgattctcctgcctcagcctagctgggattacaggcatgtgccaccatgcctgggtaattttgtatttttagtagagatggggtttctccatgttggtcaggctggtcttgaactcctgacctcaggtgatccacccaccttagcctcccaaagtgctgggattataggcgtcagccaccacgcccggtctggCCAGACTCTTTTAACTGCCATCTCCTTGCTGATgtaaattgtctttgtttgctttttttccaaGCTCGGCATTTACCAGAAGGCATTTGAACATCTTGGCAATGCACTGACTTATGACCCTACCAACTACAAGGTATTACAGACTGTGAAGGCTCTGGCCTTCATATAGATGGTCCCACTGCTCCTAGAGGTGATCTGACcctggaaagcaaaggaatagcTTCTTAAATTTGGATAcctgagaaatagaaaaaatataaataaaaggtggcttttcttatttgaaaatattgtcaAGTATGCTCTACTTATCTTCTAAAAGTGCACATTTGTTATAATAGACGTGTAACCCCTGCAGAAGGCAGATCATAGTGCTAGTAAAGCTTATGTGTTACTTAGGAAATTAGCAATGCCTCCACAACTATTGTCAAAAGTAAACCtgcggccgggcgtggtagctcacgcgtgtaatcccagcactttgggaggccgaggcgggcggatcacgaggtcaggagatggagatcatcctggctaacacagtgaaaccccgtctctactaaaaatacaaaaaatttagccaggcgtggtggcgggggcctgtagtcccagctcctcgagaggccgaggcaggagaatggcgtgaacccgggaggcggagcttgcagtgagccgagatcgcgcgccactgcactccagcctgggcgacagagcgagactccgtctctaaataaataaataaataaattaaataaataaataaataaatctgctgggcatggtggcttatgcctgtaatcccagcactttggaatgctgaggcaggaggatcacttgaggccaggagttcaagaccaggctgggcaacatagtgagacccccatttctacaaaaaaaaattattatccaggcatggtggcacacacctgtagtcctagccactcggaaggtggaagagggaggatcacttgagcccaggagtttgaggctacagtgggctatgatggcaccactgtactccagcctgggtgacagagtgagaccctgtctctaaaaagaaataataattatgttGAAATGACTTCAAGAGTCCTAATGATTTGATATTACAACTTTTTTCTAGATGTGACTTTGGGAATGAGAAGGAATAGCATCACATGGATGAATATCATTGAGGAGATGCAGCAAGACAAGCTGTTTATTAAAGGATATAAACTGAATTCTGATTTAGGAAGTAACATTAGCCTGTCAGCTCCCACCTTTGATACCTTTCCTTAGAGAAATGAAAGGGCTGGGCTGATGAAGCCTAAGCTGACTCACCCTCTGTTCTATGGTAGAAAGAAATTTACCTTAAGTAGCCACGTACAGGTATTTCAGGTATCTAGAACACTTGGTGTACCAAATAGGGGCTGCAGAGAACAGATTAAAGGAAGTTTTTACTTAAAGGGCTCTGGTATTCATTCTGAAATACTGACTTTCCTGGCTAGAAGTAGGAAACAGATGGGTAAAGCAAgtaacattttatcttttttttttttttttttttttttgtgctatgCCAGAGAGCCACAGTGTAGGGTGCAAGGACATTCCTCAGGAACATTTGTCCCAATAGCTTGGATATATTTATGTCCCTGGAAGAAATTTTCCAGTCCCATCTATGCTGATGGGCCTGCTGAGTATAGACTCAGGAAGGCTGCCTCACTGCTACAGCCTTTTGGGAATCACTGAATGACTTTCTGTGTGCCATGTTTTCAGGCCATCTTGGCAGCAGGCAGCATGATGCAGACCCATGGGGACTTTGATGTCGCCCTCACCAAATACAGAGTTGTGGCTTGTGCTGTTCCAGAAAGTCCTCCACTCTGGAATAACATTGGAATGTGTTTCTTTGGCAAGAAGAAATATGTGGCGGTGAGTGTCCCCTCATCTTCTTTGTTTGCATTCCTACATGGGGTTATTGGGTCTGTTTAGCTTGCCCCTCTCATTGAGTGCCCCTTCTCTCTCATAGGCCATCAGCTGCCTGAAACGAGCCAACTACTTGGCACCCTTTGATTGGAAGATTCTGTATAATTTGGGCCTTGTCCATTTGACCATGCAGCAGTATGCATcagcttttcattttctcagtgcGGCCATCAACTTCCAGCCAAAGATGGGGGAGCTCTACATGCTCTTGGCAGGTAAGAAACATTTATGTGGAAAACTCTCTGCCATCTGTAATGAGGGAAAAATGGATTAGAATCATAGAAGATCAGTGGCTGTCTCATAGGAGCCATTCCCTTAGAGATCCTATAGGAATCTGGATTACTGTCCTGGAgcttgaagaaatagaaaaagatgacAAAGGAACTTGGTTGTTTCTAACTTGGGGGAGTTTCACTCAGAGACCAACAGGTTAAATAAAGATCATCCCTAGTTCACCTTTTACCAATTTTTTCCTCTTGCCTTGACaattcatttatgtatatattgagTCCAGCTAAGTTCCAGACAGCGAGTGTTAAGAGCTTGGGTTTTAGGTGGGGTCCTGCCTCTACTACTTATTATATGTACCTAGGGCTGATGTGAGGATTGCATGATTAAGCACTCAATTAATAATACTGGTTTTGTTGAAATACTGATTTTTGAAAACTGTTGGTTTTACTGTGGTTATATAATTGGTCTATTATTATCAATATTGTTGTTACTATAATTGGCCCCTAGGTGATACTTCCAAGTCAAGCTACCTTATGTTGAAACCCTTATCTCTTCTGAGCATGTTATATAGAATGCCATTCTCTTCCTGAAACTCCATTTTATGCCATGCAAATACTAAAATtgatcataaaaataaatcaaacactttaaaaattatgcacaaccattttaattttaaagtactGACTAAATAGTCTTCCtaggaatttttttctccatatacATTTACTTactaaatgtaagacccaaagcAGATTTCCATGTCCTCATTTGGCAGTCGTCTTCCAGTGGCTTTTTGTTCATTACTGTGGGTTcttatttaaaagagaaagctTGCAAAAGCAGTTGTGGTTATTTGAGGGTTGCCTGAATACaaagataacttaaaaaaaaataggttttattattattcagataTGGTATGGGCAACAGATCAGAAGACATCTGCCACTGGAAAGATAGTCTGTTACAATTCCTGAGAAGGAGGGCATGCTACACCATGCAAGGCCACATGGGGAAGTACCAGGTCAATCAGGAGGTAGAGGGAGCAAGGGGTAAATGTGGGCACGATTCTTTATTGTAGTTTTCATGGGTAGAAATGCCCTCCCTGGGGCAAGACCAGGAAAGCAGGTTAACCAGGTTGAGGATTGgccagtttgaataatttcagtgggcTCTGGGCTATAGGGCTGTCTCTAGGTGTCTGGTAGCTGACCCTTGGGTGACTAGAACTAGGGAATATTGGCCCAGTGTCAGAGCCCAATAAAGAAGGCAGTTAAGAGTATGAACACTGGATTGGTTGGTCTGCATACAGAAGGCACTCTTGTAGGGGTTATATCTAGGAATTAACTAACCCTGGGAGGGACAGTCTCCCTAGGGTCAGTAAGGCCCCAGATGTCAAACATCAGAATAAAAAGGCTAAAGTGGGGTGTgatggtacatacctgtagtgctagttacttgggaggctaaagcaggcagtttgcttaagcccaggagttgggagtccagcctgggcaacacagtgagactccatccctctcttttaaaattttattttaggttcaggggtacatgtgcatccTGTTACACAGGCACatgtgtgtcatggggatttgttgtacagattatttcatcacccaggtactaagcctagtacccaatagttatttttttctggccctcctcctcctccagtaaGCTCCAGTGTCTGTTTCCCTCtatgtctccatgtgttctcatcatttagctcttacttatagtgagaacatgcaggatttggttttctgtcctgcattaatttgctaaggatggTGGCCTcaagctccatctatgttgctgcaaaggacatgatcttgttcttttgtatggctgtgtcgtattccatggtatacatttacattttgtttatccagtctaccattgatgggcatttaggttgatttcacatctttgctattgtgaatagtgctgcattgaacacacacatgcatgtgtctttatggcagaacgatttatattcctttgggcatatacccagtaatgggattgctgggtcgaatggtagttctgtttttagctctttggggagttgccacattgctttccacaatggttgaactaatttacactcccatcaacagtgtataagcattaccttttctctgcagcctcaccaggatgttatattttgagtttttaataatagccattttgactggtgtgagatggttatctcactgtggtttcaatttgcatttctctaatcagtgatactgagcttttcatatgcttgttggctgcgtgtatgtcttcttttgaacagtgtctgtttatgtcctttgcccactttaacGGGCTTgtgttcttgtaaatttgcttaagttccttatagatctTGGATATTATACctgcatggtttgcaaatagcTTCtgccattttgtgggttgtctttttactgtgttgatagtttcttttagaTAGCTGGGTTCTAATGGGACATAGAAATGTAAACAGCCAATGATGTAAGACATAACGGCGATGCTAACTTTACAAAGTAGAGATGGCATTCAAACTGGATCCTGAAAAACAAGCTAGCATGGAATAGCACAGAATGGCTGAGGAGCCACTGTGAAGAAAGGCATGCAGCCATGAAACTGCAGTGTCCCTTGCTGTTAAGTGGGGGGTAGTGTTAGAGAATATGATGGGAGATGAGTCAGGAAAGATATTCTGGGGTCAGATTATGGAGGTCATGCACACAGTGCAAGGACTTTATCTTAGAGGCCATGTTTGTCCAGCTGTCTTCCTAGATCTCTTACGTGCCTGGTAGGAGTGAGTGCATAGCTGGTAGGGAGGTGGAATGGGCAGGGCTTCCAGAgcagctgtttttgttttatatattaggTGTCAAggaaatactgattttaaaaagtggGGGGAGTGTTTTACTGCTAAATGAAAGTGTAAAGATCATGGTTATAGATGTGGGGAGCCAGTGAGGATTCCTAAGTAGGATGGTAATGTGGTCAGATTTGTAAGTCAGTGAGATACCTGGCAGCGctgtggaaagtagaatggaggcAGGTGGGGACTTTGACACTGGGGAATAAATGGAAAGCCTGAAACTACTTGGGTCTGAACAAGGGCAGTGTCAGAAAAGAAACTGCAAAAAAAGGATGCATAGAACCTGGCAACTGATTGACTGTGGAAGAGATTGGTGAAGATAGCACCAGGTATCTAAACTGACTTAGTAAACTCTGGTGCCATGAGCTGAGAGGGTGAAGTTTACTTTGGGGGCAGTCTTTAATATTCCTTTTGTCTTCTAAGCTGAGCTCTCCATCTGCAGTGTTTTCTTTGTTGCAGTGGCTCTGACCAATCTGGAAGATATAGAGAATGCCAAGAGAGCCTACGCAGAAGCAGTCCACCTGGATAAGTATGCGCTTTGTTGAGAGTGGtactgggggcggggggggggggtgttggactctccaaagccatGAGGTGGTGCCATAGCATTGGTGCTGCCTGAGTCAGCCCAGCTGTTCCTCTATGGCATTAGTACACAGCAGACCTCGGTGTGGAGGGATGTATCTCCTAAGTATGTGGTGGCTCAGCAGGAATTGACACTCTGAGAAAATGTTTCCAGTCCTAAACTGAGTAATCAGGAGGCTAGAGAATGTCAGAACTGGCAGTGGGCCTGGGTTGCTGATAGCTATGGGCTAGCTGGAATATCAGATGGGACTCTGGGCTGTTTAATTGAAGATAAAACCTGACTCTTCCAGGATTTACTCCACTGGCATCTTCTAGACAGCAGGGTAGAGATCCCTTTTTCAACCCTGGCCTAGGTAGTCTCTGTTGAGGGCTGAGATGCCAGATTTGGTCCCAATACCAGCTTTGCTTGTTAGGCCATTAATTCCTTGATTCTTCTCCACAGGTCTGCTTAGCATGTATGTACCTACCTTGCTGCATAATGGAGAAATCTCTACTTaaccagttttgtttttgtgtaatGAGAAGGATCTCTAAATGACCATTTGTTGCAGAGCTCCAGCTCCATAGAATCTCTGTCTGCCACAGGTGTAACCCTTTAGTAAACCTGAACTATGCTGTGCTGCTGTACAATCAGGGCGAGAAGAAGAATGCCCTGGCCCAAtatcaggagatggagaagaaagtCAACCTACTCAAGGACAATAGCTCTCTGGAATTTGACTCTGAGGTATGTCTTTTATTAGCTCCCAAGAGTCATAAGTAAGctctcaggaaactttcaaaaaTCAAGCCCAAATCATCCAAATCCAAGGTATTACACGTTCATGGCTGTTCTGGCTTTGATGTTCCAAGCAGCATGAGTTCATCAATTAATAACAGCCTGAGAAAAACTTTCCTagaataataaaaggaaattcaGGCTTACTGAGTTGTTATTGCTAATTCAACTCATCAAAGTTGAGGTCTGTGTCTGTCTGTAGCTtccttctatttcattttttttttgagatggaatcttgctctgttgccc
This window encodes:
- the BBS4 gene encoding Bardet-Biedl syndrome 4 protein isoform X5, encoding MQVGLLVKQNWNASASKEISHNLGVCYIYLKQFNKAQDQLHNALNLNRHDLTYIMLGKIHLLEGDLDKAIEIYKKAVEFSPENTELLTTLGLLYLQLGIYQKAFEHLGNALTYDPTNYKAILAAGSMMQTHGDFDVALTKYRVVACAVPESPPLWNNIGMCFFGKKKYVAAISCLKRANYLAPFDWKILYNLGLVHLTMQQYASAFHFLSAAINFQPKMGELYMLLAVALTNLEDIENAKRAYAEAVHLDKCNPLVNLNYAVLLYNQGEKKNALAQYQEMEKKVNLLKDNSSLEFDSEMVEMAQKLGAALQVGEALVWTKPVKDPKSKHQITSTSKPASFQQPLGSNQALGQAMSSAAAYRTLPSGAGGTSQFTKPPSLPLEPEPAVESSPTETSEQIREK
- the BBS4 gene encoding Bardet-Biedl syndrome 4 protein isoform X6, which encodes MLGKIHLLEGDLDKAIEIYKKAVEFSPENTELLTTLGLLYLQLGIYQKAFEHLGNALTYDPTNYKAILAAGSMMQTHGDFDVALTKYRVVACAVPESPPLWNNIGMCFFGKKKYVAAISCLKRANYLAPFDWKILYNLGLVHLTMQQYASAFHFLSAAINFQPKMGELYMLLAVALTNLEDIENAKRAYAEAVHLDKCNPLVNLNYAVLLYNQGEKKNALAQYQEMEKKVNLLKDNSSLEFDSEMVEMAQKLGAALQVGEALVWTKPVKDPKSKHQITSTSKPASFQQPLGSNQALGQAMSSAAAYRTLPSGAGGTSQFTKPPSLPLEPEPAVESSPTETSEQIREK